CAAAATTGTTATGAAGAGAAATGCTATCAAGTATCAACCAATAATCCATCGATACCCCCAATATTAATATTTTCGGTTTCTTAAGATGTAGTAATATTCTTGTAAGCTTATGTTTATCAAGCAATTTGTTTCTACGCATAACATTACTCTTCAGTTTCTTCTGACATTGTTGGTCTATCTGCACGGCTTCAATAACTCAAACGAGATGTTTACGGTGTTTCACTTGTATTTTCTGCACAGGCTCCACTTTTAGCCAAGTATCCCGCAAGTATATCAGTGACAGCATATTCCTACTTTTTTGGTGCTCTGTTTATGGTAATGACTGCCTTTTTTGTGACAAATGAATCAACAGACTGGAGTCTCACACGATCTGAAGCTTTTGCTGTATTATATGCTGTAAGTATTTTCATGGTTCggcttttcatttatttttcctGTGCGCTTGGTGAAGTAAAACAATCCTTATTACTTGGTTCTTCTGTATTAAACAATGCATAAAATTTATGTTCATAACCATTGGGCCACAACAGCACGGTATACGCCAGTAGAACATAAACTATAGTTTCTGAAGCGGTTTAGTTGCCGCAGGAGGGTCTGACTATGGTTCTAAACTCTCGAGAATTGGTCATTTAAGCAAATAACAACTAATCTGGTGATACATGTTACTAATGTTCATTTGTATGAGAAGAGTGAATCTCAGTTCAACTTACGCTTAATATTAGATTAAATACTTGGAAAGATAAAAAATGACGGAGATCCTTCtggttttatatttttaactgAATCACTTAGATCTTTTGGTATTAAAGTTAGTTTAAAACaacatatttattttcatgtttcTTTTGTTCCTTAAGAAGTAAGAACCTGGTTTCTGTAGGGAATCGTAGCATCTGCATTGAACTATGGACTTTTGACATGGTCAAATAAAACCCTTGGTCCGGCCATGGTTGCACTGTACAATCCGCTTCAACCTGCAGCCTCAGCTTTTCTGTCAAGAATGTTCCTTGGAAGTCCGATTTACTTAGGAAGGTTACACCCCAATCCTTTCCATAATTCTTTCTCTGAGTATTGCACGACATTTTTCTAATTTATCCCTACAGTCAGTATGTGGCTAAGCTGTTCCTCTGTCTTTCGAAACAGCATTTTGGGAGGATTTCTGATTATAGCCGGGCTTTATTTGGTAACCTGGGCATCCTACAGAGAAAGACAGGTACCCCTGTTAAGTTCTCCTCACACATCTTGGTCACCTGAGGCCCTTGTTGACCAGGATTTGCCAATCAACAAGATCTCCTACCAGCTAGGTAACATGTTCTCCGGATCGTCGACTTCTATACCAAAGATTGTGGATTAGCTTAAAATTATGATACCATTATAGGTTTTCCTTTTGATGGATGTCCATTGCATGGAAACCACAATTTTCAGAATATGTATATTGTACAATGTGTAACATTCGTTCGAACAGAATGTGCTCACTTTTTCGGTCTACTGTTTTACCTGAATATGAATATGTTTTACTAGCCTGTTTCAACTTGAAAATTATACTCTCAACATGCGTATCTACTTTATCTAACATGATTTTGTTTTTGGAAATTTGGCATGAGAATAATTCGAATTTTTGGAGTTTGATGTAAAATTGGAATATATATTTGGAAAGCTCTCTACGAAATTTCTAATGTAATGGTATGTGGtgcaaaaaatcaaatttaaacgATGTGATAATAATATTCAAGCTGCTTTCTGACAATTTCTTATGATGAAAATTCAATATTTTGGTTACGATTAGAAAATTAACATCAAAGTTTTCTAATGATACATTTGAATTTAACGTCGGATTCCAGTTATTGGCTAGCTAACAAAATTTGGTTTATGCCAAATTCCAAGAGAAAAGAGTTCATTATTTTCTGTCATGTGGTTTATGACAAATTCTGAAAAAAAGAGTTCTTGATTTCCAACCGAAGAAGAAATATTTTTGGTTAAAAACCAAAATATGTGGACATTAATCCATATACTTTCAacaaattaacatattttatttatcacgACAGTGACAAAACATTAAATTCAAGGAAGAATATATTATCACCCATAGATATTAAAGCTTATTAATGCTGATGCTTCGCCTACCAAATTTGATACATAAATCTAACAGGTTGGATATACATAGAATGAGTTATTATTAATTATCTGGGATTAGAATGATTCCTGCTTCCTCAGATTCAAGAATTAGAGGAGTGATATTTATTAATTTGGATTAATTTCATTCTTTTATAGTACTACGTACGTAATTATTAGAGagatttatagtaaaagtgcgAAGTAAGTATATAAAAAGTTCAATAGTGGTAGAATATAAAATCTACCAAAATCCCAACATGGCAATATACCCTTATCTAGGGTTTACTCATAATATTACAACACCTTGGATATGGTTTGTAtagatataaaatatattagACATAATATCATTTCTCATTTATGTCCCTAGATGTAAAGTTATGGTGTTCTTTTACTTCTTTAATGTTGTATAATTGGGTCGCGACGTAATTATAATTTTCATTCCGAGTCTTCATTATCGATTCTTTACCAGGCCGTATATTAGGAGAGTTGAACCGTATATGATCCTTTTCAAtgactttattttatttttgagctAAGCAAGATAATCAACGAAACTACTTGCCTACGTTATTTTTTAGCTAAGCAAGAGTTCAAACGCACTCCGAATTAATCACACTTAATTATAACAGTATACTTGTACACAAATTATTAATAGAGTAGAAAATAGgtgatatttatattataataaaGTGCAGAATTAATCACAAGAGTTTTAGGTGTTTTTCCGGAACAAATAGACCATGGTAGCCATAAGGAACCCTACCTGGCAACCTAACCCTAGCAACAATCTCAAGTGTTGGGGATTTGGCATCCATCACCCAAAACCAAGACTCCTCACTACTCTCCTTATGCACATATGTTACTAAATATCCATCATCCTCTTCCTCCGCCCCCTCCCCCGCCACAAAATACGGCTCCCCACCGTAACATCCCTCCCCAAACTCCCGCATCGCCACCTTGCAATCGCTGCCCTCCGCTCCAGCTTTCGACAAGTCAATCTTCACAACCCCACCCGCCTTCGGCATTTCAGCTATAACCGCCGCATACATATATCTTCacccaaaacaaaaacataagaGGTTGATCAGGGTAAATGGTCGATTTTGTCCCTTCATTTAGATAATTATATTTAGCATCCCTCGtttcatttttgaaaaataaaatgtcCTACAAAAAATTTCTTGCCCAAATCATAATATTAACATGAAAACCAATACTACACGTCGATTGCCCAAATTACACATCAATTACCCAATCGACGTATAATTTCTTGTCATGCCAATATTCCGATCGTCTGAATTTTTTGCAAGGACAATTTATTTCGATGAGATTTTATAAACGATGAGATGTTTTCGGGTAAACTCCTTCGAGAAGAAATCAGCAGTATCTTATTAAAAAGCGTAgaatccaaaattagaaaatatgtaAACCAATactggagtataatttaattacCTGTTCTTCTTTCCAGCATAAGCTTGATTAATAACTCCAAATTCCATGTTCTTCCTGCTCAACACACATCTCGAAACCACCTTCTTCTCGTTAATATCCAATTCGATCATTTCAAACCGCGAATGCATCAAACTCGTGTCGAGGAATCCCCGATCCGCCGCGAGGAAATTCGGCGCCACGATCACAATCCTTCCGCCGCAGTCTCCCTCCCAAGCATTGGTGATATGGAGCAGATTCAACCCCGGCGTCTCGATCCACACCACTCCGCCGTCGTTCGCCGCCTCTCGCGGCAAAATCCCGACGCGCGGCACCTTTTCGCGGTGGCACACCAGCGGCGTCCGCCCCATCACCACCTCCACCGGATCCATCTCGATCTGCACATCCTGAAACACGATGAATCTCTTCGTGAGTCCGAAATCATGTACGCACGCCATCCTCTTCATCGACGAGATCGTTAAATCCGATCCTCTTTTCCCTCCCGAATCGATTTTGAAAAACGCCAGAAACGGCGCGAAAACGTTGCATTTGAACGCGAAAACTTCGCCTGAGTCGGGATCGGAATGCGGATGCGCGGTCATCCTCTCCGTCATATCGCGGCCGCCGCCGAAATCGCAGCGGCCTAATGTGATGATGTCACCATCCTCAGCGAGCTGAATTTGGTAGGGTAGATCCGACTCGCATAGAGCGTATAAATTTCCGTTGAAACACGCCAAGCTCGTGTTGGCGGTTCCGAATCCGTTAGCGGAGGGATCGAATTGGCCGAAAGCGCCGCGCGCTACAGTGAGGAGGAACCGCGCGGCGGTGGCGAGGCCGCCGTGGCAGGAGGAGAAGGGGCTGGGGAAGAAGGGGCGGCCGTTTTCGGCCTCGGTTTTGAACTTGTAGGTTTTGACGTAGCGGCTGCAGAAGGTGGCCTGGCCGCCGGAGATTGAGATGGAGTGGAGCATGCCGTCGCCGTCGAAGGGGTGGTAAGGGCCGCGCGGGAAGAAGTGAGGGTTTGGGCCGTTGCGGATGTAGGCGCCGTTGAGGGAGGTGGGGAGGGATCCCTCCACCACCTCGCAGGCGGTGGGGGGAAGCTCCTCCACCGGCGCGAAGTTGCCGGAGAGGAGGTGGTGGGGATCGATTGATGGAGGGAGAGGTGATGAGTCTAACAAGTTGGAGACAAAATCATCCAATGAGTAAAAGATTGTGGTAAGAAGAGATTGTTGCTTCTTTTCTTGGATTTCTACAACAACCTTTGTATTAGAGTTTTGATCATCGGAATATATTGATGAAGTGTTGCTAGTGATTTTTGGCATTTTTGGTTGCAGATTATTTTGATTGATTGGAGATGGTGAGTGCAgtgattttggaaattttggaagatGTAACACGGTTGCTTGTAACatctttttttgtgtgtgtacaAGAGAATGCAATGAATTTTCCAAAGAAAAAAGTGTTTATATTAAAGCACAagtgttttaagttttaacttAGTTATATAGACTAGTTAGGTTTGGCAACTcgtaataaaaaaaagactGCGCTGGCTGTAAATGTATCCGAATtgggaatatttttttattgcatCAGATCTCAATATTCTACTATATTACTCATGCAAAAATATCTATTAGGGTaggagtataaaaataaattattgtacaaactctaagTAGGGATGCAATCAAATGATttcaaactctaaatattatacaaatttcaaattatgatCTAgaccattaaaaaaaatatcaacacagtgtcaatgGTTGATTCTGTGttcacatcaaaatcttgaaatttatattgtgttgacattgtgttgaaacCGCGTTACTGTGTTGAGGAGTTTGGAGTTTCTATAATACATagaatttgcattttatcactaccatGCTATGTAtatcattatatttaatatatatattgtacATCAGAGGCCCTTCTTCTATAaacatcttttttttaaaaataaaataatagtatgatGTCATAAATTCATAAGTATATTAGACACTTCAATTAATCATCACAATGTGTACATATAAGTGATACTACGTACTAAGTATAACATATACTATTGGAAATTTAAATTACCTGTAAAAGGAATTCAGTTTGTCTCGTTCATGGCccgaatattattattattattattatgaaacATTCATAACCACCACGGCTCAACAAAACATGATTCCCATGTTAAAAATGGGAATATGAAACATTCTGATTGCGTGTACGATATAATAGAAAATCACACATCACAAATTAAAATGCAAATACAAAAAGAAGAACAACAGAATaccaaatcaaaatttaaaaaacgtCAGTTAAAAAATGGGATAATAGCTTTCCTTTTAGTAGGACCCCCACCAAATTTCTTCAAATTTCGTCTATGATTTGTCATATCCTTCAGAACCAAATTCGCACAAGTGTACACAAAAAGCCCAACCCGGCCCACAATCACGTCGTGTAGGCCCATAAAGCCCACTCCAAAATCTTTCCAAAAATAATTAGGACAACTCACCCATTAACCCCCTGTCTCTCCcccacccaaaaaaaaaaaaacaaaaaaagttgACGATGACCGCGTACCCCAAAACCGATCCCGAGACCGGCGAATCCTTCGCCTTCCGCTACTTCGTCATCCATCCTTTCCTCACCTACTTCAGAATCGACTCCAACGGAAAAAAAGCAACGAGACGTCCCGATTTTCTCCCTCAAGAGCCCATCATACATCCACGACTTCGCCGTGACGAAGAGCCACGCCGTATTCCCCGATCCGCAGATCGTGATTGAGCCTCTCCAGATCCTGAGGGGGAAGCCGGTGCTGAGAATCAACGGCGATAAGGTGCCGAAGCTGGGCGTGATCCAGCGCGACGCGGATGATGAGAGAGAAATGTACTGGATCGATGAGCCCGGGCTGAATATGCTGCACGTGGTGAACGCTTGGGACGAAGACCACGGCGACACCATCGTCGTCGTCGCGTCTAATATCCAACCGGTTGAGCATGTGCTAGAGAAGTTAGATTTGGTACATTTGTCGTTGGAGAAGATCGTGATCGATGCCAAGACGAAGAAGAGGTCTCCTCTTTCGGCCTCAGAGTCTCGACTTCGGAGTCATCAATCCTCATTATGCACAAAAGAAAAACAGGTAAAAATTGTctttaaaaaattaagatagaacAAGTGCGGCCCATTAGAGACAGTAATTGGGCCTACAGGACTAACAAATTGGAAGCAGAATACAAGTTTTGAAAATCTTAAATTGGGCCTCGTTATTTCATACTCCACTTATAGGAGTAAGATTGAACATACATAATTAATCTCATTTCATAAAGCTTACTTTGATAGCTCATAAATTAGACGAAACTCCAAGGTTGACACAACTATAAAACCACTTGAGTAGTTTGTAGTACCATATTTTGCTACCATATTTTACTCCTCATTTTCactttaaaatgaataataataatatcatacTTCATTCGCTCTAATGTAATTGAGTTGTATTTTTTTGTCCCAGAGCAATTGAGTCATATCCTTTACTCTATATTcatctctcctattttattctcaTTATTAACCTTTAACACATCCAATTACTTAAATCTCGTAACTCCCACAATTATCTTGAgaaggagggagtacataatatTAGAGTAAGCAACGATGATTTCTTTTTAAACATAAAATGAGGGGGCAAATGAAAAACTTTAAGAGAGTGAACTTTTTTTTGTATCTCATTACTctcattataaatttataatcaaaTAAAACTCACTCTTAATTTCACATTTCACGTGCATTGAATTCATTGTCATTTATTATATCGAGatcaactatttttttcatatcatttaaatttacatgtctCAACTTATTATACTGTTATAAATCAGATCATCAATCAAGTCAGAGGATGCAATCATAACTTTTATGGAGATTAAATAATCAcgctttttttttaaagatgtaTGACAAAAAAAAGTTTTCTTGGGC
This portion of the Salvia splendens isolate huo1 chromosome 10, SspV2, whole genome shotgun sequence genome encodes:
- the LOC121751801 gene encoding zeaxanthin 7,8(7',8')-cleavage dioxygenase, chromoplastic-like — its product is MTAYPKTDPETESTPTEKKQRDVPIFSLKSPSYIHDFAVTKSHAVFPDPQIVIEPLQILRGKPVLRINGDKVPKLGVIQRDADDEREMYWIDEPGLNMLHVVNAWDEDHGDTIVVVASNIQPVEHVLEKLDLVHLSLEKIVIDAKTKKRSPLSASESRLRSHQSSLCTKEKQSN
- the LOC121751800 gene encoding probable carotenoid cleavage dioxygenase 4, chloroplastic, whose translation is MLQATVLHLPKFPKSLHSPSPINQNNLQPKMPKITSNTSSIYSDDQNSNTKVVVEIQEKKQQSLLTTIFYSLDDFVSNLLDSSPLPPSIDPHHLLSGNFAPVEELPPTACEVVEGSLPTSLNGAYIRNGPNPHFFPRGPYHPFDGDGMLHSISISGGQATFCSRYVKTYKFKTEAENGRPFFPSPFSSCHGGLATAARFLLTVARGAFGQFDPSANGFGTANTSLACFNGNLYALCESDLPYQIQLAEDGDIITLGRCDFGGGRDMTERMTAHPHSDPDSGEVFAFKCNVFAPFLAFFKIDSGGKRGSDLTISSMKRMACVHDFGLTKRFIVFQDVQIEMDPVEVVMGRTPLVCHREKVPRVGILPREAANDGGVVWIETPGLNLLHITNAWEGDCGGRIVIVAPNFLAADRGFLDTSLMHSRFEMIELDINEKKVVSRCVLSRKNMEFGVINQAYAGKKNRYMYAAVIAEMPKAGGVVKIDLSKAGAEGSDCKVAMREFGEGCYGGEPYFVAGEGAEEEDDGYLVTYVHKESSEESWFWVMDAKSPTLEIVARVRLPGRVPYGYHGLFVPEKHLKLL